In Nocardioides sp. InS609-2, a single genomic region encodes these proteins:
- a CDS encoding helix-turn-helix domain-containing protein, translating to MCPISVRTRGLQLLREGRTISAVSRELGVHRSTIRGWRDQPLRARLGDCPRCDAAVFDAGAYSALLGYYLGDGCLSQQRRDHSFRVSCDARLPGIVADVTGLMKATRPRSRVFHVAAPGTVVVHANWKHWPCLFPQHGPGRKHDRTIALEPWQREIVEAQPWEFLRGLFHSDGSRTNNWATRIVAGQRKRYDYPRWEFVNRSDDVLGLCAGALDLVEIAHRCPRATAIAVSRRHDVRRLDAHIGAKS from the coding sequence ATGTGCCCGATTTCCGTGCGCACGAGAGGGCTCCAGCTCCTGCGCGAGGGCCGGACCATTTCGGCTGTCAGCCGCGAGCTCGGCGTTCACCGCTCGACGATACGTGGCTGGCGCGACCAGCCTCTCCGGGCCCGGCTCGGTGACTGTCCTCGGTGTGACGCCGCCGTTTTCGACGCAGGTGCCTACTCTGCCCTGCTGGGCTACTACCTGGGTGACGGCTGTCTCTCCCAGCAGCGGCGGGACCACTCGTTCCGGGTCTCGTGCGACGCGCGCCTGCCCGGCATCGTGGCGGACGTCACCGGCCTCATGAAGGCCACCCGCCCGCGCAGTCGGGTCTTCCACGTCGCTGCGCCGGGCACCGTGGTCGTCCACGCGAACTGGAAGCACTGGCCATGTCTGTTCCCACAGCACGGACCCGGGCGCAAGCACGATCGCACGATCGCGCTCGAGCCCTGGCAGCGCGAGATCGTCGAGGCGCAACCGTGGGAGTTCCTGCGCGGGCTGTTCCACTCCGACGGCTCACGGACCAACAACTGGGCTACCCGCATCGTGGCGGGTCAGCGGAAGCGCTACGACTACCCACGATGGGAGTTCGTGAACAGGTCCGACGACGTCCTCGGGCTGTGCGCGGGGGCGCTGGACCTGGTCGAGATCGCCCACCGGTGCCCGCGGGCGACGGCGATAGCAGTGTCTCGTCGCCACGACGTACGACGCCTCGACGCGCACATCGGCGCCAAGAGCTGA
- a CDS encoding methyl-accepting chemotaxis protein translates to MTKLRQTLRDMRIGVRLAAAFALCGVLVGSAAYLGLSAQGRADALRDELDDIGRQNQLADSMLININDITGWQGLYLAEVPAFGVEVAIADDGYNRAGYLTSKATIEQMFRDVDTTGLTKNEIKILRSTESNFRQLFNEDDWIIGKLTAKGIDAMPEIMESINGGAAGQAWTAVYEDMTAFGESLDVREKDLRAELEVVARNGRLTVLIGLALAVVAGTVVLWLVTRSITRPLRRTVTVLQSVADGHLDARIEEDRKDEIGQLGVALNSAVSNLGHAIAEIAGTAVELAAASEELSAVSSQMSNSAEESSAQAGVVSTAAGQVSLNVQTVAAATEEMSASIREIAVNATNAAGVAARAVTAAESTTRTVAKLGESSTEVGKVVKVINSISEQTNLLALNATIEAARAGESGKGFAVVANEVKELAQETKSATGDIDRRIKAIQTDTQEAVAAIAEIAAIIAQINDTQNAIASAVEEQTATTHEMTRSVSDAAVGSSDIAENITGVARTAGDTQAAAGSTRSAAEELSRMAQQVQVLVSGFTYTREEPVHD, encoded by the coding sequence ATGACGAAGCTTCGCCAGACCCTGCGCGACATGAGGATCGGGGTGCGGCTGGCAGCCGCCTTCGCTCTGTGCGGCGTGCTCGTGGGATCGGCGGCCTACCTTGGCCTGTCGGCGCAGGGCAGGGCCGATGCGCTCCGCGACGAGCTCGACGACATCGGACGGCAGAACCAGCTAGCCGACTCGATGCTCATCAACATCAACGACATCACCGGCTGGCAGGGGCTGTACCTCGCCGAGGTGCCGGCGTTCGGCGTGGAGGTCGCGATCGCCGACGACGGCTACAACCGCGCGGGCTACCTGACGAGCAAGGCCACCATCGAACAGATGTTCCGCGACGTCGACACCACGGGGCTGACGAAGAACGAGATCAAGATCCTGCGCAGCACCGAGAGCAATTTCCGTCAGCTGTTCAACGAGGACGACTGGATCATCGGCAAACTTACGGCCAAGGGCATCGACGCGATGCCGGAGATCATGGAGAGCATCAACGGTGGCGCGGCTGGTCAGGCGTGGACCGCGGTGTACGAGGACATGACCGCCTTCGGCGAGTCGCTCGACGTCCGCGAGAAGGATCTCCGTGCCGAGCTGGAGGTCGTCGCCCGCAACGGCCGACTGACGGTCCTCATCGGGCTCGCGCTCGCCGTCGTCGCCGGCACGGTGGTGCTCTGGCTGGTGACCCGCTCCATCACGCGGCCGCTGCGTCGTACGGTCACGGTCCTGCAGTCGGTGGCCGACGGTCATCTCGACGCCCGCATCGAGGAGGACCGCAAGGACGAGATCGGCCAGCTCGGGGTCGCCCTCAACAGCGCGGTGAGCAACCTCGGACACGCGATCGCGGAGATTGCGGGTACGGCGGTCGAGCTGGCCGCCGCGTCCGAGGAGCTGTCGGCCGTGTCGAGCCAGATGTCCAACTCCGCCGAGGAGTCCTCTGCACAGGCCGGTGTCGTCTCGACGGCCGCCGGGCAGGTGTCGCTGAACGTGCAGACCGTCGCCGCGGCAACGGAGGAGATGAGCGCGTCGATCCGCGAGATCGCGGTCAACGCCACCAACGCGGCCGGTGTCGCTGCCCGTGCAGTCACCGCCGCCGAGTCGACCACGCGGACCGTCGCCAAGCTGGGGGAGTCGTCGACCGAGGTCGGCAAGGTCGTCAAGGTCATCAACTCGATCTCCGAGCAGACCAACCTGCTGGCGCTCAACGCCACCATCGAGGCCGCCCGGGCGGGGGAGTCGGGGAAGGGCTTCGCCGTCGTGGCCAACGAGGTCAAGGAGCTCGCGCAGGAGACCAAGTCGGCCACCGGCGACATCGACCGGCGCATCAAGGCGATCCAGACCGACACCCAGGAAGCGGTCGCCGCCATCGCCGAGATCGCCGCGATCATCGCCCAGATCAACGACACCCAGAACGCGATCGCCTCGGCGGTCGAGGAGCAGACGGCCACCACACACGAGATGACCCGCTCGGTCTCCGACGCGGCTGTGGGCTCCTCCGACATCGCCGAGAACATCACCGGCGTCGCCCGCACCGCTGGCGACACGCAGGCCGCGGCCGGCAGCACCCGTTCGGCGGCCGAGGAGCTCTCGCGGATGGCGCAGCAGGTGCAGGTACTCGTCTCGGGGTTCACCTACACGCGCGAGGAGCCGGTGCACGACTGA
- the pyk gene encoding pyruvate kinase encodes MRRAKIVCTLGPATSSPEQIRTLVDAGMDVARLNMSHGSHEDHARSYRLVREASDAKGHGVGIFADLQGPKIRLETFAEGRVMLEVGQTWTITVRDVPGDAVICGTTYKGLPGDVAPGDPILIDDGKIRLRVTEVNETDVTTEVIVGGPVSNNKGINLPGVAVSVPALSEKDIKDLRFALHLAVDFIALSFVRSAADADDVRRIMHEEGVLVPLIAKIEKPQAIENLDEIIKAFDGFMVARGDLGVECPLEDVPFLQKRVVDKARRNAKPVIVATQMLESMIVNPAPTRAEASDVANAVLDGADAVMLSGETSVGAYPFEAVRTMARIITSTENHALKSMAAIDWQPRTPGGVIAKAAAEVAERIGASYLVAFTQSGDSARRLARYRGSIPVLAFTPEAMVRSQLSLTWGVETFLTQMVEHTDEMVRQVDEALLQIGRVKEGDRVVIIAGSPPGIPGSTNALRIHTMGDAINEVAPAYRRR; translated from the coding sequence GTGCGTAGAGCAAAGATCGTTTGTACCCTCGGCCCCGCGACGTCATCCCCCGAGCAGATCCGAACGCTCGTCGATGCCGGCATGGACGTCGCCCGTCTGAACATGAGCCACGGGTCCCACGAGGACCACGCTCGCTCCTACCGGCTGGTGCGGGAGGCGAGTGACGCGAAGGGGCACGGCGTCGGCATCTTCGCCGACCTGCAGGGCCCCAAGATCCGGCTCGAGACGTTCGCCGAGGGCAGGGTGATGCTCGAGGTCGGGCAGACCTGGACCATCACCGTCCGGGACGTGCCGGGCGATGCGGTCATCTGCGGTACGACGTACAAGGGCCTGCCGGGTGACGTCGCACCCGGCGATCCGATCCTGATCGACGACGGCAAGATCCGGCTGCGCGTGACCGAGGTCAACGAGACCGACGTCACCACCGAGGTCATCGTCGGGGGTCCGGTCAGCAACAACAAGGGCATCAACCTGCCCGGCGTCGCCGTGTCCGTGCCGGCCCTGTCGGAGAAGGACATCAAGGACCTGCGGTTCGCGCTGCACCTCGCCGTCGACTTCATCGCGCTGTCGTTCGTGCGGTCGGCGGCTGACGCCGACGACGTCCGACGGATCATGCACGAGGAGGGCGTGCTGGTCCCCCTGATCGCCAAGATCGAGAAGCCGCAGGCCATCGAGAACCTCGACGAGATCATCAAGGCGTTCGACGGGTTCATGGTCGCGCGTGGCGACCTGGGCGTCGAGTGCCCGCTCGAGGACGTGCCGTTCCTCCAGAAGCGGGTCGTTGACAAGGCCCGGCGCAACGCCAAGCCGGTCATCGTTGCCACCCAGATGCTCGAGTCGATGATCGTCAACCCCGCGCCGACGCGCGCGGAGGCCAGCGACGTCGCCAACGCCGTACTCGACGGCGCAGACGCGGTGATGCTCTCGGGCGAGACCAGCGTGGGCGCGTATCCGTTCGAGGCCGTGCGCACCATGGCGCGCATCATCACCTCGACCGAGAACCACGCCCTCAAGAGCATGGCGGCCATCGACTGGCAGCCGCGTACCCCCGGCGGGGTGATCGCCAAGGCGGCCGCCGAAGTGGCCGAGCGCATCGGTGCGTCCTACCTCGTGGCGTTCACCCAGAGCGGTGACTCCGCGCGCCGGCTGGCGCGTTACCGCGGGTCGATCCCGGTGCTGGCGTTCACGCCCGAGGCCATGGTGCGCTCGCAGCTCTCGCTTACGTGGGGCGTCGAGACGTTCCTGACCCAGATGGTCGAGCACACAGACGAGATGGTGCGGCAGGTCGACGAGGCGTTGCTGCAGATCGGTCGCGTCAAGGAGGGCGACCGGGTCGTCATCATCGCCGGCAGCCCGCCCGGCATCCCCGGGTCGACCAACGCGCTGCGCATCCACACGATGGGTGACGCCATCAACGAGGTCGCGCCGGCCTACCGCCGCCGCTAG